A single Cottoperca gobio chromosome 3, fCotGob3.1, whole genome shotgun sequence DNA region contains:
- the slc35c1 gene encoding GDP-fucose transporter 1 isoform X1 produces the protein MNRTQLKRSSILRMALGGSETMDQDGHGETFIFRAVQIGSVVALYWFISITMVFLNNYLLDNHNLDAPLFVTFYQCLITVGLCWLMQQLSKLCPKLIDFPSVKFDLKTSREVLPLSIVFISMITFNNLCLKYVGVAFYTVGRSLSTVFNVLLSYIILKQTTSFQAILCCAIILGGFWLGVDQEGMTGNLSWSGVFFGVMASAFVSLNAIYTKKVMPAVDGNIWKLSYYNNINACILFLPLILVFGELGSLASFSRSFDLRFWGMMTLGGVFGFAIGYVSGLQIKYTSPLTHNVSGTAKACAQTVIAVAYNHGSKSLLWWTSNLMVLCGSSAYTWVKSLEMKKVPPTPDKEKLLQGEKSDLGV, from the exons atgaacaggacacagctgaaGCGGTCCAGTATCTTGAGGATGGCTCTCGGAGGCTCGGAAACGATGGACCAGGACGGACATGGAGAGACTTTCATATTCCGGGCTGTACAAATAGGATCGGTGGTTGCACTGTACTGGTTTATTTCAATAACAATGGTGTTTCTTAATAATTACCTGCTGGACAACCACAACTTGGACGCGCCGTTGTTTGTCACTTTTTATCAGTGCCTTATCACTGTTGGACTGTGCTGGCTCATGCAGCAGCTGTCCAAATTGTGCCCGAAACTCATCGACTTCCCGTCGGTCAAATTCGACTTGAAGACGTCCCGGGAGGTCCTGCCGCTGTCCATTGTGTTCATAAGCATGATCACCTTCAACAACCTGTGCCTGAAATATGTCGGAGTGGCTTTCTACACGGTCGGTCGCTCGCTCAGCACAGTTTTCAACGTGCTGCTGTCCTACATTATCCTGAAACAAACCACATCATTCCAAGCCATACTGTGCTGTGCGATCATACTGG GTGGATTCTGGCTTGGTGTGGACCAGGAAGGCATGACGGGGAACCTCTCCTGGTCAGGTGTCTTTTTTGGAGTAATGGCCAGTGCTTTTGTCTCTCTGAACGCCATCTACACCAAGAAGGTGATGCCAGCAGTGGATGGAAACATCTGGAAACTGTCCTACTACAACAACATTAACGCCTGCATCCTCTTCCTCCCGCTCATTCTTGTTTTTGGAGAGTTGGGCAGTCTCGCCAGCTTCAGCCGCTCCTTTGACCTCAGGTTTTGGGGAATGATGACGCTCGGAGGAGTGTTTGGTTTCGCCATCGGCTACGTCTCAGGCCTCCAGATCAAGTATACCAGTCCACTCACGCACAATGTCTCAGGGACAGCAAAGGCCTGTGCTCAGACCGTTATTGCCGTGGCGTACAACCATGGCAGTAAAAGCCTGCTGTGGTGGACCAGTAACTTGATGGTTCTTTGTGGCTCGTCAGCCTACACTTGGGTCAAAAGTCTAGAAATGAAGAAGGTTCCACCAACTCCAGACAAGGAAAAACTGCTGCAAGGGGAGAAAAGCGACCTGGGAGTGTAA
- the slc35c1 gene encoding GDP-fucose transporter 1 isoform X2: MALGGSETMDQDGHGETFIFRAVQIGSVVALYWFISITMVFLNNYLLDNHNLDAPLFVTFYQCLITVGLCWLMQQLSKLCPKLIDFPSVKFDLKTSREVLPLSIVFISMITFNNLCLKYVGVAFYTVGRSLSTVFNVLLSYIILKQTTSFQAILCCAIILGGFWLGVDQEGMTGNLSWSGVFFGVMASAFVSLNAIYTKKVMPAVDGNIWKLSYYNNINACILFLPLILVFGELGSLASFSRSFDLRFWGMMTLGGVFGFAIGYVSGLQIKYTSPLTHNVSGTAKACAQTVIAVAYNHGSKSLLWWTSNLMVLCGSSAYTWVKSLEMKKVPPTPDKEKLLQGEKSDLGV; encoded by the exons ATGGCTCTCGGAGGCTCGGAAACGATGGACCAGGACGGACATGGAGAGACTTTCATATTCCGGGCTGTACAAATAGGATCGGTGGTTGCACTGTACTGGTTTATTTCAATAACAATGGTGTTTCTTAATAATTACCTGCTGGACAACCACAACTTGGACGCGCCGTTGTTTGTCACTTTTTATCAGTGCCTTATCACTGTTGGACTGTGCTGGCTCATGCAGCAGCTGTCCAAATTGTGCCCGAAACTCATCGACTTCCCGTCGGTCAAATTCGACTTGAAGACGTCCCGGGAGGTCCTGCCGCTGTCCATTGTGTTCATAAGCATGATCACCTTCAACAACCTGTGCCTGAAATATGTCGGAGTGGCTTTCTACACGGTCGGTCGCTCGCTCAGCACAGTTTTCAACGTGCTGCTGTCCTACATTATCCTGAAACAAACCACATCATTCCAAGCCATACTGTGCTGTGCGATCATACTGG GTGGATTCTGGCTTGGTGTGGACCAGGAAGGCATGACGGGGAACCTCTCCTGGTCAGGTGTCTTTTTTGGAGTAATGGCCAGTGCTTTTGTCTCTCTGAACGCCATCTACACCAAGAAGGTGATGCCAGCAGTGGATGGAAACATCTGGAAACTGTCCTACTACAACAACATTAACGCCTGCATCCTCTTCCTCCCGCTCATTCTTGTTTTTGGAGAGTTGGGCAGTCTCGCCAGCTTCAGCCGCTCCTTTGACCTCAGGTTTTGGGGAATGATGACGCTCGGAGGAGTGTTTGGTTTCGCCATCGGCTACGTCTCAGGCCTCCAGATCAAGTATACCAGTCCACTCACGCACAATGTCTCAGGGACAGCAAAGGCCTGTGCTCAGACCGTTATTGCCGTGGCGTACAACCATGGCAGTAAAAGCCTGCTGTGGTGGACCAGTAACTTGATGGTTCTTTGTGGCTCGTCAGCCTACACTTGGGTCAAAAGTCTAGAAATGAAGAAGGTTCCACCAACTCCAGACAAGGAAAAACTGCTGCAAGGGGAGAAAAGCGACCTGGGAGTGTAA